Proteins encoded by one window of Chrysemys picta bellii isolate R12L10 chromosome 10, ASM1138683v2, whole genome shotgun sequence:
- the DAGLB gene encoding diacylglycerol lipase-beta isoform X3 gives MQGTISNPGPRKSLPKLIYTRLGLYIPELVWAVVGAIWVSDTDVRCERTVVNVVFWTVIASWVIILFTIVAVVIVFDPLGGKKTLYLADDINRNLESSQSGQLFYNVKKTATRVWERRIRLLCCCIMQDDDHRVAFTSIAELFRTYFSDTDLVPSDIAAGFTLLHQEQDKVENCPKEPEEVLCHSHLSHVTDDLDIELENAAHYMQFAAAAYGWPYYIYTNPFTALCKLSGDCCRNSPTDSDIIGGDHLNFHFGSILKITGLQYRDFIHISFHNKIFEIPFFVALDHKKEAIVVAVRGTLSFEDLLTDLSAECEDLTLEDVLENGFVHKGITQAANYIYRRLINDGILNQAFTIAPEYKLVIVGHSLGGGTASILAIMLRNSFPTLRCYAFSPPGGLLSKSLADYSKCFIVSVIVGKDLVARLSMPNMEDLKRRLVRIVANCNRPKYQILLYGCWYEVFGGDPDNFPTELDGRSQDALTQPLLAEESLMMHRSPSYNAIEDESPLNAPPQYPHLYLPGKIIHIVEETSSRRWCSSDVKYTARWSKETAFSNILISPKMITDHMPDVVLKALNNLTEEKASCITCQIEGDFHTNTV, from the exons ATGCAAG GAACAATTTCTAACCCTGGGCCAAGGAAATCTCTTCCTAAATTGATTTATACTCGGCTAGGTCTTTATATCCCAGAATTGGTCTGGGCAGTTGTGGGCGCTATATGGGTGTCGGACACTGATGTACGTTGTGAAAGGACTGTGGTAAATGTCGTATTTTGGACAGTTATTGCAAG CTGGGTTATCATCCTCTTTACCATCGTTGCAGTTGTAATTGTCTTTGATCCACTTGGGGGGAAAAAGACACTGTACCTGGCTGATGATATAAATCGCAACTTGGAAAGCAGTCAATCAGGCCAATTGTTTTATAATGTCAAGAAGACCGCAACCAGAGtctgggagaggagaatcaggttacTGTGTTGTTGTATTATGCAAGATGATGATCACCGAGTGGCTTTTACAAGTATTGCAGAGCTTTTCCGCACCTACTTCTCA GACACTGATCTGGTGCCTAGTGACATAGCAGCAGGCTTCACTCTGCTCCATCAAGAGCAAGATAAAGTGGAAAACTGCCCAAAAGAGCCTGAAGAAGTCCTGTGTCATTCCCACCTATCCCATGTG aCTGATGATTTGGATATTGAATTAGAAAATGCTGCTCACTACATgcagtttgctgcagctgcttaTGGATGGCCTTACTACATCTACACTAACCCATTTACTGCACTCTGTAAGCTTAGTGGTGACTG TTGCAGAAACAGCCCAACAGATTCTGATATAATTGGTGGTGATCATCTTAACTTTCACTTTGGATCCATCCTAAAAATAACAGGGCTACAGTACAGAGATTTCATTCATATCAGCTTTCATAACAAG ATTTTCGAGATCCCATTTTTTGTTGCTTTGGATCACAAAAAGGAGGCTATTGTGGTTGCAGTGAGAGGAACCTTGTCTTTTGAG GATCTCCTCACTGATCTGTCAGCAGAGTGTGAAGACCTGACGCTCGAAGACGTTCTGGAAAATGGTTTTGTACATAAG GGGATAACTCAAGCAGCAAATTACATCTACAGAAGGCTAATAAATGATGGCATTTTAAACCAGGCTTTCACCATTGCTCCT GAATATAAACTAGTTATAGTTGGTCACAGTTTAGGtggtggaacagcttccatattggCCATCATGCTCAGAAACTCCTTCCCAACATTAAGATGTTATGCCTTTTCTCCTCCAGGAGGATTGTTAAG caaaTCACTTGCAGACTACTCTAAATGCTTCATTGTGTCAGTCATTGTTGGAAAGGACCTTGTTGCAAG GTTAAGTATGCCCAACATGGAAGACCTGAAGAGAAGGCTAGTGAGAATAGTTGCTAATTGTAACAGGCCGAAG TACCAGATCCTGTTGTATGGGTGTTGGTATGAAGTGTTTGGAGGAGATCCAGATAACTTCCCAACTGAGTTAGATGGTAGAAGTCAAGATGCCCTAACCCAGCCTCTTCTAGCTGAAGAGAGTTTAATGATGCATCGGTCACCTTCTTACAATGCCATTGAGGATGAATCTCCTTTAAATGCTCCACCTCAGTATCCTCATCTTTATCTCCCAGGAAAAATCATCCATATTGTAGAAGAAACCAGCTCAAGAAG gTGGTGTTCTTCTGATGTTAAATATACTGCAAGATGGTCAAAAGAAACAGCCTTTAGCAATATTTTAATAAGTCCCAAGATGATAACGGATCACATGCCAGATGTTGTGCTCAAAGCCCTGAACAACTTGACTGAGGAAAAAGCATCTTGTATTACCTGTCAAATAGAAGGAGACTTTCACACCAACACAGTATGA
- the DAGLB gene encoding diacylglycerol lipase-beta isoform X4, whose translation MKSKVEKGSKRQTKMDDQTDVKRVGEEKQRSRNRCLKRPVMAYGAFPNLSWVIILFTIVAVVIVFDPLGGKKTLYLADDINRNLESSQSGQLFYNVKKTATRVWERRIRLLCCCIMQDDDHRVAFTSIAELFRTYFSDTDLVPSDIAAGFTLLHQEQDKVENCPKEPEEVLCHSHLSHVTDDLDIELENAAHYMQFAAAAYGWPYYIYTNPFTALCKLSGDCCRNSPTDSDIIGGDHLNFHFGSILKITGLQYRDFIHISFHNKIFEIPFFVALDHKKEAIVVAVRGTLSFEDLLTDLSAECEDLTLEDVLENGFVHKGITQAANYIYRRLINDGILNQAFTIAPEYKLVIVGHSLGGGTASILAIMLRNSFPTLRCYAFSPPGGLLSKSLADYSKCFIVSVIVGKDLVARLSMPNMEDLKRRLVRIVANCNRPKYQILLYGCWYEVFGGDPDNFPTELDGRSQDALTQPLLAEESLMMHRSPSYNAIEDESPLNAPPQYPHLYLPGKIIHIVEETSSRRWCSSDVKYTARWSKETAFSNILISPKMITDHMPDVVLKALNNLTEEKASCITCQIEGDFHTNTV comes from the exons ATGAAGAGTAAAGTTGAGAAGGGGTCAAAAAGACAAACAAAGATGGACGATCAGACAGATGTGAAgagggtgggagaagagaaaCAGAGGAGCAGGAATAGATGCCTTAAGAGACCGGTAATGGCATATGGAGCCTTCCCCAACTTAAG CTGGGTTATCATCCTCTTTACCATCGTTGCAGTTGTAATTGTCTTTGATCCACTTGGGGGGAAAAAGACACTGTACCTGGCTGATGATATAAATCGCAACTTGGAAAGCAGTCAATCAGGCCAATTGTTTTATAATGTCAAGAAGACCGCAACCAGAGtctgggagaggagaatcaggttacTGTGTTGTTGTATTATGCAAGATGATGATCACCGAGTGGCTTTTACAAGTATTGCAGAGCTTTTCCGCACCTACTTCTCA GACACTGATCTGGTGCCTAGTGACATAGCAGCAGGCTTCACTCTGCTCCATCAAGAGCAAGATAAAGTGGAAAACTGCCCAAAAGAGCCTGAAGAAGTCCTGTGTCATTCCCACCTATCCCATGTG aCTGATGATTTGGATATTGAATTAGAAAATGCTGCTCACTACATgcagtttgctgcagctgcttaTGGATGGCCTTACTACATCTACACTAACCCATTTACTGCACTCTGTAAGCTTAGTGGTGACTG TTGCAGAAACAGCCCAACAGATTCTGATATAATTGGTGGTGATCATCTTAACTTTCACTTTGGATCCATCCTAAAAATAACAGGGCTACAGTACAGAGATTTCATTCATATCAGCTTTCATAACAAG ATTTTCGAGATCCCATTTTTTGTTGCTTTGGATCACAAAAAGGAGGCTATTGTGGTTGCAGTGAGAGGAACCTTGTCTTTTGAG GATCTCCTCACTGATCTGTCAGCAGAGTGTGAAGACCTGACGCTCGAAGACGTTCTGGAAAATGGTTTTGTACATAAG GGGATAACTCAAGCAGCAAATTACATCTACAGAAGGCTAATAAATGATGGCATTTTAAACCAGGCTTTCACCATTGCTCCT GAATATAAACTAGTTATAGTTGGTCACAGTTTAGGtggtggaacagcttccatattggCCATCATGCTCAGAAACTCCTTCCCAACATTAAGATGTTATGCCTTTTCTCCTCCAGGAGGATTGTTAAG caaaTCACTTGCAGACTACTCTAAATGCTTCATTGTGTCAGTCATTGTTGGAAAGGACCTTGTTGCAAG GTTAAGTATGCCCAACATGGAAGACCTGAAGAGAAGGCTAGTGAGAATAGTTGCTAATTGTAACAGGCCGAAG TACCAGATCCTGTTGTATGGGTGTTGGTATGAAGTGTTTGGAGGAGATCCAGATAACTTCCCAACTGAGTTAGATGGTAGAAGTCAAGATGCCCTAACCCAGCCTCTTCTAGCTGAAGAGAGTTTAATGATGCATCGGTCACCTTCTTACAATGCCATTGAGGATGAATCTCCTTTAAATGCTCCACCTCAGTATCCTCATCTTTATCTCCCAGGAAAAATCATCCATATTGTAGAAGAAACCAGCTCAAGAAG gTGGTGTTCTTCTGATGTTAAATATACTGCAAGATGGTCAAAAGAAACAGCCTTTAGCAATATTTTAATAAGTCCCAAGATGATAACGGATCACATGCCAGATGTTGTGCTCAAAGCCCTGAACAACTTGACTGAGGAAAAAGCATCTTGTATTACCTGTCAAATAGAAGGAGACTTTCACACCAACACAGTATGA
- the DAGLB gene encoding diacylglycerol lipase-beta isoform X2, whose protein sequence is MPGMVIFGRRWAIASDDFVFPGAFELFIRMIWWIGILILYSIHKGKFNCTGGGLLHSYLLVLLVLLAVIICTVSAIVYISMQGTISNPGPRKSLPKLIYTRLGLYIPELVWAVVGAIWVSDTDVRCERTVVNVVFWTVIASWVIILFTIVAVVIVFDPLGGKKTLYLADDINRNLESSQSGQLFYNVKKTATRVWERRIRLLCCCIMQDDDHRVAFTSIAELFRTYFSDTDLVPSDIAAGFTLLHQEQDKVENCPKEPEEVLCHSHLSHVTDDLDIELENAAHYMQFAAAAYGWPYYIYTNPFTALCKLSGDCCRNSPTDSDIIGGDHLNFHFGSILKITGLQYRDFIHISFHNKIFEIPFFVALDHKKEAIVVAVRGTLSFEDLLTDLSAECEDLTLEDVLENGFVHKEYKLVIVGHSLGGGTASILAIMLRNSFPTLRCYAFSPPGGLLSKSLADYSKCFIVSVIVGKDLVARLSMPNMEDLKRRLVRIVANCNRPKYQILLYGCWYEVFGGDPDNFPTELDGRSQDALTQPLLAEESLMMHRSPSYNAIEDESPLNAPPQYPHLYLPGKIIHIVEETSSRRWCSSDVKYTARWSKETAFSNILISPKMITDHMPDVVLKALNNLTEEKASCITCQIEGDFHTNTV, encoded by the exons ATGCCTGGAATGGTGATATTTGGGAGACGCTGGGCTATCGCTAGTGATGACTTTGTTTTTCCGGGAGCCTTTGAACTTTTCATCAGAATGATCTG GTGGATTGGAATTCTTATTTTGTACTCCATTCACAAAGGGAAATTTAACTGTACTGGAGGGGGATTATTGCACAGCTACCTGCTTGTCCTCCTCGTTCTCCTGGCTGTCATAATATGCACTGTATCTGCTATTGTGTATATCAGTATGCAAG GAACAATTTCTAACCCTGGGCCAAGGAAATCTCTTCCTAAATTGATTTATACTCGGCTAGGTCTTTATATCCCAGAATTGGTCTGGGCAGTTGTGGGCGCTATATGGGTGTCGGACACTGATGTACGTTGTGAAAGGACTGTGGTAAATGTCGTATTTTGGACAGTTATTGCAAG CTGGGTTATCATCCTCTTTACCATCGTTGCAGTTGTAATTGTCTTTGATCCACTTGGGGGGAAAAAGACACTGTACCTGGCTGATGATATAAATCGCAACTTGGAAAGCAGTCAATCAGGCCAATTGTTTTATAATGTCAAGAAGACCGCAACCAGAGtctgggagaggagaatcaggttacTGTGTTGTTGTATTATGCAAGATGATGATCACCGAGTGGCTTTTACAAGTATTGCAGAGCTTTTCCGCACCTACTTCTCA GACACTGATCTGGTGCCTAGTGACATAGCAGCAGGCTTCACTCTGCTCCATCAAGAGCAAGATAAAGTGGAAAACTGCCCAAAAGAGCCTGAAGAAGTCCTGTGTCATTCCCACCTATCCCATGTG aCTGATGATTTGGATATTGAATTAGAAAATGCTGCTCACTACATgcagtttgctgcagctgcttaTGGATGGCCTTACTACATCTACACTAACCCATTTACTGCACTCTGTAAGCTTAGTGGTGACTG TTGCAGAAACAGCCCAACAGATTCTGATATAATTGGTGGTGATCATCTTAACTTTCACTTTGGATCCATCCTAAAAATAACAGGGCTACAGTACAGAGATTTCATTCATATCAGCTTTCATAACAAG ATTTTCGAGATCCCATTTTTTGTTGCTTTGGATCACAAAAAGGAGGCTATTGTGGTTGCAGTGAGAGGAACCTTGTCTTTTGAG GATCTCCTCACTGATCTGTCAGCAGAGTGTGAAGACCTGACGCTCGAAGACGTTCTGGAAAATGGTTTTGTACATAAG GAATATAAACTAGTTATAGTTGGTCACAGTTTAGGtggtggaacagcttccatattggCCATCATGCTCAGAAACTCCTTCCCAACATTAAGATGTTATGCCTTTTCTCCTCCAGGAGGATTGTTAAG caaaTCACTTGCAGACTACTCTAAATGCTTCATTGTGTCAGTCATTGTTGGAAAGGACCTTGTTGCAAG GTTAAGTATGCCCAACATGGAAGACCTGAAGAGAAGGCTAGTGAGAATAGTTGCTAATTGTAACAGGCCGAAG TACCAGATCCTGTTGTATGGGTGTTGGTATGAAGTGTTTGGAGGAGATCCAGATAACTTCCCAACTGAGTTAGATGGTAGAAGTCAAGATGCCCTAACCCAGCCTCTTCTAGCTGAAGAGAGTTTAATGATGCATCGGTCACCTTCTTACAATGCCATTGAGGATGAATCTCCTTTAAATGCTCCACCTCAGTATCCTCATCTTTATCTCCCAGGAAAAATCATCCATATTGTAGAAGAAACCAGCTCAAGAAG gTGGTGTTCTTCTGATGTTAAATATACTGCAAGATGGTCAAAAGAAACAGCCTTTAGCAATATTTTAATAAGTCCCAAGATGATAACGGATCACATGCCAGATGTTGTGCTCAAAGCCCTGAACAACTTGACTGAGGAAAAAGCATCTTGTATTACCTGTCAAATAGAAGGAGACTTTCACACCAACACAGTATGA
- the DAGLB gene encoding diacylglycerol lipase-beta isoform X1 yields MPGMVIFGRRWAIASDDFVFPGAFELFIRMIWWIGILILYSIHKGKFNCTGGGLLHSYLLVLLVLLAVIICTVSAIVYISMQGTISNPGPRKSLPKLIYTRLGLYIPELVWAVVGAIWVSDTDVRCERTVVNVVFWTVIASWVIILFTIVAVVIVFDPLGGKKTLYLADDINRNLESSQSGQLFYNVKKTATRVWERRIRLLCCCIMQDDDHRVAFTSIAELFRTYFSDTDLVPSDIAAGFTLLHQEQDKVENCPKEPEEVLCHSHLSHVTDDLDIELENAAHYMQFAAAAYGWPYYIYTNPFTALCKLSGDCCRNSPTDSDIIGGDHLNFHFGSILKITGLQYRDFIHISFHNKIFEIPFFVALDHKKEAIVVAVRGTLSFEDLLTDLSAECEDLTLEDVLENGFVHKGITQAANYIYRRLINDGILNQAFTIAPEYKLVIVGHSLGGGTASILAIMLRNSFPTLRCYAFSPPGGLLSKSLADYSKCFIVSVIVGKDLVARLSMPNMEDLKRRLVRIVANCNRPKYQILLYGCWYEVFGGDPDNFPTELDGRSQDALTQPLLAEESLMMHRSPSYNAIEDESPLNAPPQYPHLYLPGKIIHIVEETSSRRWCSSDVKYTARWSKETAFSNILISPKMITDHMPDVVLKALNNLTEEKASCITCQIEGDFHTNTV; encoded by the exons ATGCCTGGAATGGTGATATTTGGGAGACGCTGGGCTATCGCTAGTGATGACTTTGTTTTTCCGGGAGCCTTTGAACTTTTCATCAGAATGATCTG GTGGATTGGAATTCTTATTTTGTACTCCATTCACAAAGGGAAATTTAACTGTACTGGAGGGGGATTATTGCACAGCTACCTGCTTGTCCTCCTCGTTCTCCTGGCTGTCATAATATGCACTGTATCTGCTATTGTGTATATCAGTATGCAAG GAACAATTTCTAACCCTGGGCCAAGGAAATCTCTTCCTAAATTGATTTATACTCGGCTAGGTCTTTATATCCCAGAATTGGTCTGGGCAGTTGTGGGCGCTATATGGGTGTCGGACACTGATGTACGTTGTGAAAGGACTGTGGTAAATGTCGTATTTTGGACAGTTATTGCAAG CTGGGTTATCATCCTCTTTACCATCGTTGCAGTTGTAATTGTCTTTGATCCACTTGGGGGGAAAAAGACACTGTACCTGGCTGATGATATAAATCGCAACTTGGAAAGCAGTCAATCAGGCCAATTGTTTTATAATGTCAAGAAGACCGCAACCAGAGtctgggagaggagaatcaggttacTGTGTTGTTGTATTATGCAAGATGATGATCACCGAGTGGCTTTTACAAGTATTGCAGAGCTTTTCCGCACCTACTTCTCA GACACTGATCTGGTGCCTAGTGACATAGCAGCAGGCTTCACTCTGCTCCATCAAGAGCAAGATAAAGTGGAAAACTGCCCAAAAGAGCCTGAAGAAGTCCTGTGTCATTCCCACCTATCCCATGTG aCTGATGATTTGGATATTGAATTAGAAAATGCTGCTCACTACATgcagtttgctgcagctgcttaTGGATGGCCTTACTACATCTACACTAACCCATTTACTGCACTCTGTAAGCTTAGTGGTGACTG TTGCAGAAACAGCCCAACAGATTCTGATATAATTGGTGGTGATCATCTTAACTTTCACTTTGGATCCATCCTAAAAATAACAGGGCTACAGTACAGAGATTTCATTCATATCAGCTTTCATAACAAG ATTTTCGAGATCCCATTTTTTGTTGCTTTGGATCACAAAAAGGAGGCTATTGTGGTTGCAGTGAGAGGAACCTTGTCTTTTGAG GATCTCCTCACTGATCTGTCAGCAGAGTGTGAAGACCTGACGCTCGAAGACGTTCTGGAAAATGGTTTTGTACATAAG GGGATAACTCAAGCAGCAAATTACATCTACAGAAGGCTAATAAATGATGGCATTTTAAACCAGGCTTTCACCATTGCTCCT GAATATAAACTAGTTATAGTTGGTCACAGTTTAGGtggtggaacagcttccatattggCCATCATGCTCAGAAACTCCTTCCCAACATTAAGATGTTATGCCTTTTCTCCTCCAGGAGGATTGTTAAG caaaTCACTTGCAGACTACTCTAAATGCTTCATTGTGTCAGTCATTGTTGGAAAGGACCTTGTTGCAAG GTTAAGTATGCCCAACATGGAAGACCTGAAGAGAAGGCTAGTGAGAATAGTTGCTAATTGTAACAGGCCGAAG TACCAGATCCTGTTGTATGGGTGTTGGTATGAAGTGTTTGGAGGAGATCCAGATAACTTCCCAACTGAGTTAGATGGTAGAAGTCAAGATGCCCTAACCCAGCCTCTTCTAGCTGAAGAGAGTTTAATGATGCATCGGTCACCTTCTTACAATGCCATTGAGGATGAATCTCCTTTAAATGCTCCACCTCAGTATCCTCATCTTTATCTCCCAGGAAAAATCATCCATATTGTAGAAGAAACCAGCTCAAGAAG gTGGTGTTCTTCTGATGTTAAATATACTGCAAGATGGTCAAAAGAAACAGCCTTTAGCAATATTTTAATAAGTCCCAAGATGATAACGGATCACATGCCAGATGTTGTGCTCAAAGCCCTGAACAACTTGACTGAGGAAAAAGCATCTTGTATTACCTGTCAAATAGAAGGAGACTTTCACACCAACACAGTATGA